AAGGACTGGACGCTCCGCCGCGCCCGGTCCCGCAGGAACCGCACCCGCTCGTACTCCTCCCCGACGTCCGGCACGACCTTCTTGGCCGCGTCCGTCGGCGTGGACGCGCGCAGGTCGGCCACGAAGTCCAGCAACGGGTTGTCGGGCTCGTGCCCGATGGCCGACACGACCGGCGTACGACAGGCCGCGACCGCCCGTACGAGCTGCTCGTCCGAGAACGGCAGCAGATCCTCCACACTGCCGCCGCCGCGCGCCACGATGATCACGTCGACGGCGTCGAGCGCGTCCAGCTCCTTGACGGCCTGCACGACCTGCGGCACCGCGTGCACCCCCTGCACGGGGACGTTGCGCACCTCGAAGCGGACGGCCGGCCAGCGGTGCCGCGCGTTCTCCAGCACGTCCCGCTCGGCCGCGGACGCCCGCCCGCACACCAGTCCGATGAGCTGCGGCAGGAACGGCAGGGCCTTCTTGCGATCGGCCGCGAACAGCCCCTCGCTCGCCAGGGACTTCTTCAACTGCTCGAGTCGTGCGAGGAGTTCCCCCACGCCGACCGGTTTGATCTCGGTGGCCCGCAGCGACAGCTGCCCGCGCGGCGCGTACCACTCAGGTTTCGCCAGGACGACGACGCGGGCGCCCTCGCTCACCACGTCCGCCACCGCCTCGAACACCTGCCGGTAGCAGGTGACGCTCACCGAGATGTCGTACGACGGGTCGCGCAGAGTCAGGAAGACGACGCCCGCGCCGGGGCGCCGCGACAACTGGGTGATCTGTCCCTCGACCCACACCGCGCCGAGCCGGTCGATCCACCCTCCGATGAGCCGCGACACCTCGCCGACGGGCAGCGGGGCGTCCGCGGACGTGTTGAGAGCCATGCGCCCGAGACTAACGGCCCTCACTGACACAGAGCCCGCACCGGTTCTTGGCGCGGAGCGCCAGTGAGGGTGGGCGGGTGGGAGATCGCCG
This portion of the Streptomyces mirabilis genome encodes:
- the xseA gene encoding exodeoxyribonuclease VII large subunit, which gives rise to MALNTSADAPLPVGEVSRLIGGWIDRLGAVWVEGQITQLSRRPGAGVVFLTLRDPSYDISVSVTCYRQVFEAVADVVSEGARVVVLAKPEWYAPRGQLSLRATEIKPVGVGELLARLEQLKKSLASEGLFAADRKKALPFLPQLIGLVCGRASAAERDVLENARHRWPAVRFEVRNVPVQGVHAVPQVVQAVKELDALDAVDVIIVARGGGSVEDLLPFSDEQLVRAVAACRTPVVSAIGHEPDNPLLDFVADLRASTPTDAAKKVVPDVGEEYERVRFLRDRARRSVQSFIDREERGLAHALARPSIEDPHRMVDERADQVAALLDRGRRTLGHLLDRADSELTHTRARVVALSPAATLQRGYAVLQKADGHVVRDPDEVAAGEALRARVAEGEFTVRVDA